AGCAGTGGTCCACGGCGAATAACATCGAGCTGATGAAGCGCTCGGTGGAACTCTACGAGCGGCTGTCACGAGAGACCGGCGAAAACATCTGGTTCCGCCAGGATGGTTATCTCTTTCTCGCCAAGTCCCCGGAGCAACTCGCGCAGCTCGAAACGAACGTCGCCCTGCAAAACACGCACGGCGTGCGCAGCCGTATCGTGAACCGCACCGAGATCCGCTCGATGTGTCCCTTCGTGAATCCGGACGGCGTGACGGGCGGCGCGTTCAATCCGAAGGACGGAACGATTTTTCCGTTTTCCGTGCTGTGGGCGTATGCCCGCGCCATCGCGCGCTTCGGCCACGACCTGCGCACGCACACCGAGGTCAACGGCATCGACGGAGCGGATGGGACGATCACGCGCGTGCGAACGACGCGCGGAGACATCGAAACCGACCTCGTCGTCAACGCGGCGGGCGCGTGGGCGCCGTCGATCGGCGAGATGCTGGGTGTGCATCTGCCGAATCATCCCGAGAAGCACGAGGCGCTGGTGACCGAGGCGCTGCGCCCATTCCTCGGGCCGAACCTGGTGCCGATGGACAGCGGTTTGTTCGTATCGCAGACCATGCGCGGCGAGATCTACGCGTGCGTGGGAGTGGACAAGCACACGCCGACCGGATATACGCCGACCTTCCGTTTCGCGCGCAAGATCAGCCGGCTCATGATCGAGTTGATCCCTCGGCTCGCGCCGGTCAAGGTCCTGCGTCAGTGGGGCGGGTACTATGACATCACGCCGGATACAAACCCGATTCTCGGCCCCGTACGCGGATGGCCGGGATTTTGGCAGTGTCACGGGTTCATGGGCCACGGATTCATGATGGCCCCGGTGATGGGTGAGATCGTCGCCGAGGCAATCGTGAACGGCCGCGGGCATCCGGAACTGGACGCCTGTTACCCGGAACGGTTCGAGAACGGACAACTCGCAACGGAGCAGATGATCATTGGCTAGATCCATTCGGTTCTTCGGTGTCGCGGTGATCCTGCTGGGCTTCGCGACCGTCGCGCCCGCGCAGGAACGGATATTCTATATCGAGGAACTGCTCGCGACCTCGGCGCCCGCGGGACAGCGCGCTCCAGGCGGGACCATCAAGACCTGGGTGCGCGGTGACCGCATGCGCACCGAGTCGAGCAGCGGCGAGATCGCGATCTATCGGCAGGATCTCGGGCTCGCTTGGCTCATGCACGCGCCGTCGAAGACCTACGTCGAGGTCGGTTCGGACAAACTGGCGCAGATGGGCATGCAGAGCCTGTCCGTCTTTGGGCGCGTCGAAAACGGCGCGTTCGTCATCCCCGAGCCGCTCTTTCAGCCGACGGGGAAAAAGCGCGACGTGGGCGCGTGGAGTTGCGAGGACCACGAGGTGGCGGCGAAGCAGGTGCTCGGCCCGGGGATCACGTCGACGACCACGCAGTGCGTCGCGCCGAAGACCGGTCTCTTGGCCGCGGATCTCGTGCACGTCTTTCGGCTTTCGGTGGGGGGCGCGACATCGGCGACCTTCGACAAATTCTACGCGCAGGTGCAGCTCCTGCCCGGCTATCCCGTCGAGCAAAAGACCGTGACCAACGCGCAGGGGCAAATCGTCTCGACGACGAAGACGCTGAAAAAAGTCGAATTCCCCACGATGAACGACGCGCTCTTCGAGTTGCCCGCCGGTTTCACGAAGATCCAGCCTCCTCCGGGGCTCAAGTGACGGGCGACGCATCGGCGGACCTCGCGCATTGGGCGAGTGTCGCGCGCGACGTCGCGTTCGAAGCGGGCGAATTGCTGCTCGGTTTTCAGGGCCGCGCGGCGATCGATCGAAAAGGCGAGTACGATCTCGTCACAGCGGCGGATCTCGCCGCCGAGGCGCTTTGTCGGGAGCGGCTGGTCGCCGCGTTTCCCGGCAGCGGATACGTGGGGGAGGAGGGCGCCAGGCACGATCTCGACGCCGCGTGGCGATGGGTCGTCGATCCCCTCGACGGCACGAACAACTACGCCAACGGCATCCCGATGTTCTGCGTTTCGATCGCGCTCGTGCGCGGAAGCCAGACACAAGTCGGCGTGGTTCACGCACCCCGTCTCGGCGAAACGTTCGTCGCGATTCGCGGCGGCGGCGCAACCTGCAACGGCGATCCGATCCGGGTGAGTGCGAAAACGCGCCTTGCGGATGCGATCGTCGGCACGGGTTTTCCCTACGACAAGAAAACGAATCCGCAAAACAACCTCGACCACTTCGCGACGATCGTGCCGCACGTACGCGGCGTTCGTCGGATGGGCAGCGCGGCGATCGACCTGTGCTGGGTTGCGATTGGGCGGCTCGACGGATTCTGGGAATTGCGACTCAACGCGTGGGACGTCGCCGCCGGGGCGCTCGTGGTCACGGAGGCGGGTGGGCTCATCACCGACTTCGCGGGCGGACCGATCGGCGACCCGCCGCGCCACGTGGTCGCGGGGAACGTTTCGATCCACGGCGAGCTGCGCCGGTTGCTCGATCTGAACCCCGCTTGGAAGGATGACCCCACTCCATGATGGATGTGGTCGCCAAGTACGTCGAAGGCTGCCGCGACGACCTCGACGCCGCGCGCACGCTGTTGGACGCCGGGAAGGCCTTCTGGGTAGCCTTTCTCTGTCATCAGGCTCTTTTCAAATTGCTACGCGGATATTTCCTCCAAACGCAAAACCGCTATCCACCGAACGAGCCCCTCCTGCCTGCGCTGGCGCGGGCGAGCGGCCTCGACGCATCGCTGACCGAAGTCGATCTCGAGTTTCTTCACGAGTTGTCGTTTTACCCGCAGGTCGTTTCGCAAAGCGTCTATCGTCAGAAGATCGCCGAACGGGCGAGGGATGCGACATCGGTCCTGCAAAAGGCGTCCGATCTGGCGGAATCGATTCGAGCCCGCATCCCCTAGACGCCAAATCGCGCCGAAAACGGCCTTCGGGTATCCGAATTCACCGTTCGCCCCATTTCCTTCCTTGAAACGTTCGACGCACCGTGTTATGAATGAATCCTCATTCAGAGGCCACGCCGGCCGAGGGGTCGGCGGGTGGGCCTTTCGATCAGCGGCCGTAACGATTTCGAGCGGATTCGGCTCGGCGTTTCGCGTTTTGGATTGCTACCACGGAGGAGATCCCGATGAGTCATTCTATCCGGAAAGTGGCCGTGCTCGGCTCGGGCGTGATGGGGTCGGCCATCGCCGCGCATTTGGCGGGGTGCGGCTATCCCGTCGTGATGCTCGACATCGTGCCCTTCGACTCCATGCTCAATGACAAGGAGAAGGCGAAGAAGGACACGAAGGAAGTCCGCAACAAGCTCGGCACCGAGGCGCTGGCGGCGGCGCTCAAAGCCAAGATTCCGGCGTTCTACACGCCCAAAGCCGCGAACATCATCGAGATCGGAAACTTCGACGACGATTTCGCCAAAATCGGCGACTGCGACTGGATCATCGAGGTCGTCGTTGAGCGGATGGACATCAAGAAGCAGATCCTCGCGAAGGTGGACCAGTTCCGAAAAAAGGGCAGCATCGTTTCGACGAACACGTCGGGACTGTCGGTCGCCGGCATGTCTGAAGACTGCTCCGACGAGCTGAAGGCACACTTCCTGGGAACGCACTTTTTCAATCCCGTGCGTTTCATGAAGCTCCTCGAAATCATCCCCGGCCCGAAGACGAAGCCCGACGTGCTGAACTTTATGGCGGCGTTTTGCCAGAACGAGTTGGGCAAGGGCATCGTGTGGTGCAAGGACACGCCGAACTTTATCGCGAACCGCATCGGCGTGTACGGCATTTGCGGCGTCATGCATGCGATGGTGGAAGAGGGCCTGACGATCCCCGAAGTCGACGCGATCGTCGGCGAGCCGATGGGCCGTCCGAAGACCGCGGCGTTCAAGACCTCCGACATGGTCGGTCTCGATACGCTCGGCCACGTCGCGAAGACCGTTTACGACAACTGCGTGAACGATGAAGAACGCGCCGTGTTTCAGGTGCCCGACTTCTTCAACAAGATGGTCGAGTCCAAGCGCCTCGGCGACAAGACCAAGGGCGGTTTCTACAAGAAGGACGGCAAGGACCGCTTCGTCGTCGATTACACGACGATGGAATACGTGCCGCTCGGCCGGCCGGAATTCGATTCGATCAAGAACGCCAAGGGCGAAAAGGGCCTCGGCAACCGGATGAAGTTCCTCGTGAATGCCGACGACAAAGCCGGCAAGTTCGCGTGGAAGCTCATGTCGCGCGGCCTGCTCTATTCGGCGCGCCGCATCCCCGAGATCTCCGACAGCGTCGTCGAGATCGACAATGCGATGCAGTGGGGCTTCAACTGGAAAATGGGACCCTTCCGGACGTGGGACGCGATCGGCGTCGAAGAGTCCGTTGCCCGCATGAAGGCCGAAGGTCTCGAAATCCCCGCGCTCGTCGAGAAGATGCTCGCGACCGGCGCGAAGACGTTCTACAAAAAAGAGGGCGACACCGAGTACGCGTACGACCTGCTCGCGGGCAAGTACGTGGCCATCAAGAAAGACCCGATGTTCATGATCCTCGCCGAGACGGGCGGCACGAAAAAAGTCGCCGGCAACGACGGCGCTTCGATCTGGGACATCGGCGACGGCGTGTGCTGCCTCGAGTTCCACACGAAGATGAACGCCATC
This DNA window, taken from Deltaproteobacteria bacterium, encodes the following:
- a CDS encoding enoyl-CoA hydratase/isomerase family protein; the protein is MSHSIRKVAVLGSGVMGSAIAAHLAGCGYPVVMLDIVPFDSMLNDKEKAKKDTKEVRNKLGTEALAAALKAKIPAFYTPKAANIIEIGNFDDDFAKIGDCDWIIEVVVERMDIKKQILAKVDQFRKKGSIVSTNTSGLSVAGMSEDCSDELKAHFLGTHFFNPVRFMKLLEIIPGPKTKPDVLNFMAAFCQNELGKGIVWCKDTPNFIANRIGVYGICGVMHAMVEEGLTIPEVDAIVGEPMGRPKTAAFKTSDMVGLDTLGHVAKTVYDNCVNDEERAVFQVPDFFNKMVESKRLGDKTKGGFYKKDGKDRFVVDYTTMEYVPLGRPEFDSIKNAKGEKGLGNRMKFLVNADDKAGKFAWKLMSRGLLYSARRIPEISDSVVEIDNAMQWGFNWKMGPFRTWDAIGVEESVARMKAEGLEIPALVEKMLATGAKTFYKKEGDTEYAYDLLAGKYVAIKKDPMFMILAETGGTKKVAGNDGASIWDIGDGVCCLEFHTKMNAIDNDIIEMQTAMCDMLDDGKFEAAVVFNHAENFSVGGNLFMMLMAHNNNMLSEVEKTLQNLQKAQMRMKYNRRPVVVATGGLTLGGGCEVALHGQKVVGAAETYIGLVEVGVGLIPAGGGTKEFAMRVVEGIPAGAKVPMLPFAQKAFENIAMAKVAVGIKQAMDFGILRETDIMVPNRDLLLYRAKETALGMAKVGWNPGQPRTDIPVAGENTYAAFLIALDGMKKSGWISEHDVKVSSKVGYIVSGGKRAEGQTVSEWELLDWEIEAFMSLLGEPKTIERIQYMLMNNKPLRN
- a CDS encoding FAD-binding oxidoreductase → MGERVVIVGGGVIGLAIAYELGRRGRRDVVIVERGHLNGGATGRCGGGVRQQWSTANNIELMKRSVELYERLSRETGENIWFRQDGYLFLAKSPEQLAQLETNVALQNTHGVRSRIVNRTEIRSMCPFVNPDGVTGGAFNPKDGTIFPFSVLWAYARAIARFGHDLRTHTEVNGIDGADGTITRVRTTRGDIETDLVVNAAGAWAPSIGEMLGVHLPNHPEKHEALVTEALRPFLGPNLVPMDSGLFVSQTMRGEIYACVGVDKHTPTGYTPTFRFARKISRLMIELIPRLAPVKVLRQWGGYYDITPDTNPILGPVRGWPGFWQCHGFMGHGFMMAPVMGEIVAEAIVNGRGHPELDACYPERFENGQLATEQMIIG
- a CDS encoding inositol monophosphatase; this translates as MTGDASADLAHWASVARDVAFEAGELLLGFQGRAAIDRKGEYDLVTAADLAAEALCRERLVAAFPGSGYVGEEGARHDLDAAWRWVVDPLDGTNNYANGIPMFCVSIALVRGSQTQVGVVHAPRLGETFVAIRGGGATCNGDPIRVSAKTRLADAIVGTGFPYDKKTNPQNNLDHFATIVPHVRGVRRMGSAAIDLCWVAIGRLDGFWELRLNAWDVAAGALVVTEAGGLITDFAGGPIGDPPRHVVAGNVSIHGELRRLLDLNPAWKDDPTP
- a CDS encoding HEPN domain-containing protein is translated as MMDVVAKYVEGCRDDLDAARTLLDAGKAFWVAFLCHQALFKLLRGYFLQTQNRYPPNEPLLPALARASGLDASLTEVDLEFLHELSFYPQVVSQSVYRQKIAERARDATSVLQKASDLAESIRARIP